The proteins below come from a single uncultured Carboxylicivirga sp. genomic window:
- a CDS encoding DUF2807 domain-containing protein, which produces MRTPLFVFVGLFLFACHNSKDCGCINDAEIIIGSGSTITKTYTIESFSSISISSFTNISIETGKEQSITINGQQNILNLLQVNLADESLNVTFDNNLDIRPTEDLTALITMPEDLKNLSFVGLAEIELLGKEQNNLQLHFTGSANLNSLELPIKNMVVNWAGEGTAKIYSIDELTLNCTGVFDIGYKGEPTITNNSTGTVKVGSIS; this is translated from the coding sequence ATGAGAACACCTTTATTTGTATTTGTAGGGCTCTTCTTATTTGCCTGTCACAATTCAAAAGACTGTGGATGTATTAACGATGCTGAAATAATTATTGGCTCTGGTTCTACTATCACCAAAACATATACTATTGAATCGTTCTCATCCATTTCCATTTCATCTTTTACTAATATCAGTATTGAAACAGGAAAAGAACAGAGCATAACAATTAATGGACAGCAAAATATTTTAAACTTGCTTCAAGTAAACCTTGCTGATGAAAGTTTGAATGTTACGTTTGATAATAATCTGGATATTCGGCCAACAGAAGATCTTACTGCGCTTATTACAATGCCTGAAGATTTGAAGAACTTATCTTTTGTAGGTTTAGCCGAAATTGAACTTTTGGGTAAAGAACAAAATAATTTACAACTTCATTTTACAGGTTCAGCTAATCTAAATTCGCTTGAATTACCCATTAAAAATATGGTTGTTAATTGGGCTGGTGAAGGAACAGCTAAGATTTACTCAATAGATGAGTTAACATTAAACTGTACAGGAGTATTTGATATTGGATATAAAGGAGAACCAACTATTACCAACAACTCAACAGGTACGGTAAAAGTTGGCTCAATATCGTAG
- a CDS encoding dipeptidase — protein sequence MILKNNLLIAIPVALALTSGKPVSKKAISIHNKAITVDTHCDTPMKFVNKGFDIGVSHEAPDSRVDIPRMESGGLDAIFFAIFTSQRPRIEKNYVEAYDLANQMIDSTYAALKKYPNQAELATKSDDIYRISKEGKRAIYLGMENGFPLNKDIHRVEEFYDKGVRYITLSHTSNNDICDSSTDSKGAEHNGLSNFGVEVVNEMNRLGMLVDVSHISDKSFFDVMKTTKAPVIASHSSVRSICNHPRNMSDEMIKELAKNGGVIQICILGAYIEDEDTTSINYVKHKELKAKYNGFNYKSDEERKAAWKEWDRIDKDYPPVLPNIAKAVDHIDYVVNLVGVDYVGIGSDFDGGGGLSDCQDVSDFPKITEELLRRGYSKEDINKIWGGNFLRVFKQVEEYAAKN from the coding sequence ATGATTTTGAAAAACAATCTCCTCATTGCTATTCCGGTAGCCCTAGCTTTAACTTCAGGTAAACCTGTAAGTAAAAAGGCTATATCTATTCATAATAAAGCTATTACTGTTGATACACATTGCGATACTCCAATGAAGTTTGTCAATAAAGGTTTTGATATTGGTGTATCGCATGAAGCACCTGATAGTCGGGTGGATATACCACGTATGGAGAGTGGGGGATTGGATGCTATCTTTTTTGCGATTTTTACCAGTCAACGTCCAAGAATCGAGAAAAACTACGTAGAAGCATACGATTTGGCCAATCAAATGATTGATTCAACCTATGCAGCCTTGAAAAAATACCCAAATCAGGCTGAATTAGCCACTAAAAGTGATGATATATATCGAATATCTAAAGAAGGTAAAAGAGCTATTTATTTGGGCATGGAAAATGGTTTTCCTTTAAATAAGGATATTCATAGAGTAGAAGAATTTTACGATAAAGGAGTACGCTATATCACACTCTCTCATACGAGCAATAATGATATTTGTGATTCGTCAACTGATAGTAAAGGTGCTGAGCATAATGGTTTAAGCAACTTTGGAGTAGAGGTGGTTAATGAAATGAATAGATTAGGCATGTTAGTTGATGTGTCGCACATTTCAGATAAGTCTTTTTTCGATGTAATGAAAACAACGAAAGCACCTGTTATTGCTTCGCATTCATCAGTACGTTCTATTTGTAATCATCCACGCAATATGAGCGATGAAATGATTAAAGAATTAGCCAAAAACGGCGGTGTAATTCAAATTTGTATTCTTGGAGCATACATCGAAGACGAAGATACTACCAGTATCAATTACGTTAAACATAAGGAGTTAAAAGCAAAGTACAACGGTTTTAATTACAAAAGCGATGAGGAGCGTAAAGCGGCCTGGAAAGAGTGGGATCGTATTGATAAAGATTATCCTCCAGTGCTTCCCAATATTGCAAAAGCGGTTGATCACATCGACTATGTAGTGAATTTAGTGGGAGTTGATTATGTTGGAATTGGCTCCGATTTTGATGGAGGTGGAGGTTTATCTGATTGTCAGGATGTATCTGATTTTCCAAAAATTACCGAAGAGTTGCTTCGAAGAGGTTATTCAAAAGAAGATATTAATAAAATATGGGGTGGAAATTTCTTGCGTGTATTTAAGCAGGTTGAAGAGTATGCTGCTAAAAATTAA
- a CDS encoding glycoside hydrolase family 43 protein: protein MKHQIQKLLQAASILSIVLYLTSCSSQEQPDKMEAYLLTYFKDNTHSLHFALSTDGYTFTDINNEQPVIAGDTIASQKGIRDPHITRGKDGAYYVAMTDLHIFGKEAGYRDTQWERPQEEYDWGNNRGFVLMKSYDLIHWTHSNVLLNTVFPELEDIGCAWAPQTIYDPATNKMMLYFTMRIGHGRTKLYYAYTNDDFTEITTAPKILFEYPNPEIQVLDADICPMPDGRFCLTYVAQERPIGIKRAFSSSINSGYKYDDEWIDKEPGSCEAPNIWKRIGEDKWVLMYDIYSINPHNFGFCETSDFVTFTDLGHFNEGAMKTTNFTSPKHGAVIQLTKKEAETLAAHWKYDIKF, encoded by the coding sequence ATGAAACACCAAATTCAGAAACTTTTACAAGCAGCTTCAATTTTATCCATTGTTCTGTATTTGACCAGTTGCAGCTCTCAAGAGCAACCTGACAAAATGGAGGCTTATTTACTTACATATTTTAAAGACAATACCCATAGCTTGCATTTTGCTTTGAGTACCGATGGATATACATTTACTGATATCAATAACGAACAACCTGTAATTGCTGGCGATACCATTGCCTCACAAAAAGGAATTCGCGATCCTCATATCACGCGTGGTAAAGATGGAGCCTATTATGTTGCCATGACTGATCTTCATATTTTTGGAAAAGAAGCAGGTTATCGCGACACTCAATGGGAAAGACCACAAGAAGAATATGATTGGGGTAACAATCGTGGTTTTGTATTGATGAAATCATACGATTTAATCCACTGGACTCATAGTAATGTACTTTTAAACACCGTATTTCCTGAGCTGGAAGATATAGGTTGTGCATGGGCTCCACAGACCATTTACGATCCTGCAACCAATAAAATGATGTTGTACTTCACTATGCGTATTGGTCACGGACGCACCAAATTATATTATGCCTATACCAATGATGATTTCACTGAAATTACAACTGCTCCCAAAATATTATTTGAGTATCCTAACCCGGAAATTCAGGTACTAGATGCAGATATTTGCCCGATGCCCGATGGAAGATTTTGCTTGACATATGTGGCTCAAGAAAGACCGATTGGTATTAAACGTGCATTTTCAAGCAGTATCAATAGCGGTTATAAATACGATGACGAATGGATTGATAAGGAACCGGGATCGTGCGAGGCACCAAATATCTGGAAAAGAATTGGTGAAGATAAATGGGTTTTAATGTATGACATCTACAGCATTAACCCTCACAACTTTGGTTTTTGTGAAACGAGCGACTTTGTAACTTTTACTGATTTAGGGCATTTCAACGAAGGAGCTATGAAAACCACGAACTTTACTTCACCAAAACATGGGGCTGTTATTCAGCTAACAAAAAAAGAAGCAGAAACACTTGCTGCTCACTGGAAGTACGATATTAAGTTCTAA
- a CDS encoding efflux RND transporter periplasmic adaptor subunit yields MKTTIYILLISLLISSCNHQKTDETTTENNLIEISKQQFEAEQMQLGEIQLMAFPNQLFFTGYIEPNTNGWAKVGLPLEGIVQQIKVNVGQAVKKGDPLFVIGGNHVIDLQKDYAESSAQLNQLKVDYDRVDLLYKENIGTEKEYVTAKSAYESELAMNNALRMKLENIGLRVDRIAKGSLYSSFAITAPIKGFITDIKATVGEFIDQQEDLASIVDSEQLRLQIIVFEKDILSVEKGQKVEFHASGKNKDNASAIIDYVGKTVNPESKSIECYAKIDNKYLDKFINNQFIEGEIILSSDTVAALPIDAVIQADDQSYVLMLENETDSTYLFQKVHLQTGRSTIDFIEITNKIRSGKIVTRGVYNIMIE; encoded by the coding sequence ATGAAGACAACCATATATATTCTGCTTATTTCTCTTTTAATCAGTTCTTGTAATCATCAAAAAACCGATGAAACAACAACTGAAAACAACCTGATTGAGATAAGTAAACAACAATTCGAAGCAGAACAAATGCAATTGGGCGAAATTCAGCTTATGGCTTTCCCTAATCAACTCTTTTTTACAGGATACATCGAACCCAACACCAATGGATGGGCCAAAGTTGGTTTACCACTTGAAGGCATTGTTCAACAAATTAAAGTTAATGTTGGTCAAGCTGTGAAAAAAGGGGATCCTTTGTTTGTAATCGGTGGAAATCATGTTATTGATCTTCAAAAAGATTATGCTGAATCAAGTGCCCAATTGAATCAGTTGAAAGTTGATTACGACCGAGTTGACCTTCTCTACAAAGAAAACATAGGAACCGAAAAGGAGTATGTCACCGCTAAAAGTGCTTATGAGTCAGAACTGGCAATGAACAATGCTCTAAGAATGAAGCTTGAAAATATAGGACTGAGGGTAGATCGCATTGCAAAGGGATCGTTGTATTCTTCATTTGCCATTACCGCTCCCATTAAGGGATTTATTACAGATATAAAGGCAACGGTCGGCGAATTCATCGATCAGCAGGAAGATCTTGCATCTATAGTGGACAGTGAACAATTACGACTTCAAATCATCGTTTTTGAAAAAGATATTTTATCTGTTGAAAAAGGACAGAAAGTAGAATTTCATGCCAGCGGAAAGAATAAAGACAATGCTTCTGCTATTATCGATTATGTAGGCAAAACGGTTAATCCCGAATCCAAATCCATTGAATGTTATGCTAAAATTGACAATAAATACCTCGACAAATTTATTAATAACCAATTCATTGAAGGAGAAATCATCTTAAGTTCAGATACTGTTGCAGCCCTTCCAATTGATGCTGTTATACAGGCAGACGATCAGAGTTATGTTCTGATGTTAGAGAATGAAACAGATAGCACTTACCTATTTCAGAAAGTTCATTTGCAAACTGGAAGATCGACAATTGATTTTATAGAAATAACAAACAAAATAAGATCTGGCAAAATTGTCACAAGAGGAGTTTATAATATAATGATTGAATAA
- a CDS encoding CusA/CzcA family heavy metal efflux RND transporter yields the protein MLEKIIDFSVKNKLIVILFTFTVVGFGLFSIYKIPVGTVPDITNNQVQVITTSGNLSTQEIEQFITAPVEMEMANLPGVEEIRSVSKFGISLVTVVFEDNLGTYLPRQLIAEKLKTASESIPKEYGAPEMGPISTGLGEIYQYILDVKPGYEDRYSPMDLRTIQDWIVKRRLSGINGVVEVNSWGGYLKQYEVAVNPSLLKSMDLTLIEVFNALEANNSISGGAYIEKTNQSYFIRGDGQVKSISDIENILITNKYGHPVLIKDVAKVQFGYANRFGAITANGKGETILGQIMMLKNANSKEVIQAVHDRVEEIQSGLPEGVFINPILERGELIGKTSTTIAENLILGAIIVLLTVVLLLGNWRSALVIASMIPLALFFTISMMYIFGIDANLMSLGALDFGIIIDGAVIIVEYIALKMNLLTKQSSDSTDRQKQMDQIANEGASKMMKSAIFGQVIILIVFIPILSLQGVEGKMFHPMALAFSFAIIGAMIMGLTWLPVASSLFLKPADENKKTISKWLMKRLYTAYDPSIKWACRNKRIVLGMAVLSLIATGFIFTRIGGEFVPTLDEGDFVIQPVLKTGTSLSKTVETTTRMEQILIKEFPDEVNQIVSRIGAAEVPTDPMSMEEIDMIIKLNPKGDWVAASSKEELAEKFKEALSIIPGIDYEFTQPIEMRFNELITGVRSDIAIKIYGEDLDYINKKANEIKKLITDVPGAGDIILEKTTGLPQIKVDYRRDKIAYYGVDIATLNSYLSTAFGGQISGVVFEGEKRFDMVVRLQNQNRTDISDIRRLMVPVSSGHQIPLTELAHIEYTKGPAKISRENTRRRVVVAVNVRNRDLQSVIEDIQVLIDDNVKLTPGNYIEYGGQFENLQNATNRLMLAVPVSLLLIFIFLHFAFKSLKDAIMIFTAIPLATVGGVFLLWLRGMPFSVSAGVGFIALFGIAVLNGIVLIEHLKELQHQNGGSISDIIVQGTKNRLRPVLLTAGAAAMGFLPMAISTGAGAEVQRPLATVVIGGLITSTLLTLIALPLLFEIFYNVVKIKFFPFKVIRSKGITVFIGLMMLSSPSLFAQKQQLTLDQIIDITINNNKQIKASELDVEKANAMKATAFSPDKTTIAYSTDENNIAENGHPLKVWGVEQRIDFPGLYVSQGKMRKLEVNIAATEMSIQKNTLQKEVSMLYYELQMLYSQLGIYRQLDTVLIKLEQFNERRFEVRDISKLDLLNIKAKKNRVMVAEKNLTLSIENTLKRLKVVMNYEEDFTIPTTSQLVISTSSSGDSLLLFKWFDLQNQHAESLVKVEKNKMLPDITFNYFIGSNSYENAHNYQGFEVGLAIPLFFGNHSANIKAAKLTEQSQSLSFSNKMDLIKNDLEKMNTEQKRYANLIDNYNQIEKLLADEMMRTALKAYQLGGVSFFELSNNFEEAVNIQMRYFENVFNYNRISLEMKYYSNY from the coding sequence ATGTTGGAGAAAATCATTGATTTTAGTGTTAAAAACAAGCTTATAGTTATCCTCTTTACCTTTACTGTTGTTGGCTTTGGTTTGTTTTCGATTTATAAAATACCTGTGGGCACGGTTCCTGATATCACCAATAATCAGGTTCAGGTTATTACTACTTCAGGTAATCTTTCCACTCAAGAGATTGAGCAATTTATAACAGCACCTGTGGAGATGGAGATGGCTAACCTTCCTGGTGTTGAAGAGATCCGTTCTGTCTCAAAATTCGGTATTTCGTTGGTTACTGTTGTGTTCGAAGATAATCTGGGAACTTACCTTCCGCGTCAGTTAATTGCCGAAAAACTTAAAACAGCTTCTGAGAGCATCCCTAAAGAATATGGGGCTCCTGAAATGGGTCCAATTTCAACTGGTTTGGGTGAAATCTATCAATATATTCTAGACGTAAAACCCGGCTACGAAGATCGCTACTCCCCTATGGATCTGCGAACTATTCAGGATTGGATTGTAAAACGACGCCTGTCAGGTATCAACGGTGTAGTTGAAGTAAACAGCTGGGGTGGCTATTTGAAACAATACGAAGTGGCCGTTAATCCATCGTTACTAAAAAGTATGGATCTAACTTTGATAGAAGTTTTTAATGCTCTTGAAGCAAACAACAGTATTTCGGGTGGAGCCTACATTGAAAAAACCAACCAAAGTTATTTTATTCGTGGCGATGGTCAGGTAAAATCCATTTCAGACATTGAAAACATATTGATAACCAATAAGTACGGTCACCCTGTTTTGATAAAAGATGTGGCTAAAGTACAATTCGGTTATGCCAATCGATTTGGCGCCATCACTGCAAATGGCAAAGGCGAAACTATTCTGGGGCAGATAATGATGCTGAAAAATGCCAATTCAAAAGAAGTAATTCAGGCAGTTCACGATCGTGTAGAAGAAATCCAAAGTGGTTTGCCCGAAGGTGTTTTTATCAATCCTATTCTGGAGCGCGGCGAGTTAATTGGTAAAACTTCGACCACCATAGCCGAAAACCTAATTTTAGGTGCTATCATTGTTCTTTTAACAGTTGTTTTACTGTTGGGCAACTGGCGATCGGCTTTGGTAATAGCATCTATGATTCCACTAGCTCTGTTCTTTACCATTTCGATGATGTACATTTTTGGTATTGATGCCAACCTCATGAGTCTGGGTGCTCTCGATTTTGGTATTATCATTGACGGTGCCGTTATTATTGTGGAATACATTGCTCTGAAGATGAATCTTCTGACAAAGCAGTCCTCGGATAGTACTGATCGACAAAAGCAAATGGATCAAATAGCCAACGAAGGAGCTTCAAAAATGATGAAATCGGCTATTTTCGGCCAGGTTATTATCTTGATTGTTTTTATCCCTATTCTCTCTCTTCAAGGTGTTGAAGGTAAAATGTTTCACCCAATGGCACTGGCTTTCTCTTTTGCCATTATAGGCGCTATGATTATGGGATTAACCTGGCTACCAGTCGCTTCATCCTTATTCCTAAAACCTGCAGATGAAAACAAGAAGACCATTTCGAAATGGCTAATGAAAAGGTTGTATACAGCCTATGATCCATCCATTAAATGGGCTTGCCGAAACAAAAGAATTGTACTTGGCATGGCCGTTCTTTCGTTGATAGCTACAGGTTTTATTTTTACTCGCATTGGCGGTGAATTTGTTCCCACACTTGATGAAGGTGATTTTGTAATTCAACCCGTACTGAAAACCGGAACATCGCTTTCCAAAACTGTTGAAACCACCACCCGTATGGAACAAATTCTGATAAAAGAATTTCCTGACGAAGTGAATCAGATTGTATCGCGTATTGGTGCAGCCGAAGTTCCTACCGACCCCATGTCGATGGAAGAGATTGATATGATAATCAAACTGAATCCTAAAGGAGATTGGGTTGCGGCAAGCAGCAAAGAAGAACTGGCTGAGAAATTCAAAGAAGCACTATCTATCATTCCGGGTATTGATTACGAATTTACACAACCCATCGAGATGCGTTTTAACGAGTTGATTACAGGTGTACGCTCCGATATAGCCATAAAAATTTATGGTGAGGATCTGGATTACATCAACAAAAAAGCCAATGAGATTAAAAAGCTGATTACCGATGTGCCCGGTGCCGGTGATATTATCTTAGAGAAAACTACCGGTTTACCTCAAATTAAGGTGGATTACCGACGTGATAAAATTGCTTATTACGGAGTTGATATTGCTACCTTGAATTCATACCTGTCAACGGCTTTTGGCGGGCAGATTTCGGGCGTGGTTTTCGAGGGTGAAAAACGATTTGATATGGTGGTTCGACTGCAAAACCAAAATCGCACCGATATTTCAGATATACGACGATTGATGGTTCCTGTTTCGTCAGGTCATCAGATTCCGCTTACAGAACTTGCCCACATAGAGTACACCAAAGGTCCTGCCAAGATATCGCGCGAAAACACACGCCGAAGAGTAGTAGTAGCAGTGAATGTACGCAATCGAGATTTACAATCTGTGATCGAAGATATTCAGGTTCTAATTGACGATAATGTAAAATTGACTCCCGGTAATTACATCGAATATGGTGGACAATTCGAAAACCTGCAAAATGCCACCAATCGTTTAATGCTGGCAGTACCTGTCTCACTTTTGCTGATTTTTATCTTTCTACATTTTGCTTTTAAATCGTTAAAAGATGCCATAATGATTTTTACAGCTATCCCATTGGCAACCGTTGGTGGAGTATTCTTATTGTGGCTTCGCGGAATGCCATTCAGCGTTTCGGCCGGTGTTGGTTTTATTGCTCTCTTTGGTATTGCGGTGCTAAACGGAATTGTTTTAATCGAGCATCTTAAAGAACTGCAGCATCAGAATGGCGGAAGTATCAGTGATATTATTGTACAAGGTACCAAAAACCGACTTCGTCCGGTTCTACTGACTGCAGGAGCAGCAGCCATGGGGTTCCTACCTATGGCTATCTCAACAGGTGCCGGTGCCGAAGTTCAGCGCCCATTAGCAACTGTAGTTATTGGTGGACTTATCACCTCTACCCTACTGACTTTGATTGCACTTCCCTTATTATTCGAAATATTTTATAATGTAGTGAAAATTAAATTCTTTCCGTTTAAGGTGATTCGATCAAAAGGCATTACCGTTTTTATTGGGTTGATGATGCTTTCATCTCCATCGTTGTTTGCACAAAAACAGCAATTAACTCTGGATCAAATTATTGACATTACCATCAATAACAATAAACAAATCAAAGCAAGCGAACTGGATGTTGAAAAAGCCAATGCGATGAAAGCAACGGCTTTCTCGCCCGATAAAACCACAATCGCATACAGCACCGACGAAAATAATATTGCCGAAAACGGTCATCCGCTGAAAGTTTGGGGTGTTGAGCAACGGATAGATTTCCCCGGTTTGTATGTGTCGCAAGGAAAGATGCGGAAGCTAGAAGTTAATATTGCCGCAACAGAGATGTCTATTCAAAAAAATACGCTTCAAAAAGAAGTGTCTATGCTTTATTACGAGCTTCAGATGCTGTATAGTCAACTGGGAATTTACAGGCAATTGGATACTGTTCTGATAAAACTGGAACAATTTAACGAGCGTAGATTCGAAGTAAGAGATATTAGCAAACTTGATTTACTGAATATCAAAGCAAAGAAAAACCGTGTGATGGTAGCTGAGAAAAACCTCACCTTGTCCATCGAAAACACATTGAAACGTCTTAAAGTGGTGATGAATTACGAAGAGGACTTTACCATCCCTACAACATCTCAATTGGTCATTTCCACCTCTTCATCCGGTGATTCTCTCCTTCTTTTTAAGTGGTTTGATTTGCAAAATCAACATGCTGAATCGTTGGTGAAAGTGGAAAAGAACAAAATGTTGCCCGATATCACATTTAACTATTTCATCGGATCGAACTCTTATGAAAACGCCCATAATTATCAAGGCTTTGAAGTTGGTCTGGCGATCCCCCTCTTCTTCGGAAATCATTCAGCCAATATTAAGGCGGCTAAACTCACGGAGCAATCGCAATCACTATCATTTTCAAACAAGATGGATCTTATCAAAAATGATTTGGAGAAAATGAATACAGAGCAAAAAAGATATGCCAATCTGATTGATAACTATAACCAGATTGAGAAGCTTTTAGCAGATGAAATGATGAGAACAGCTTTGAAAGCCTATCAATTGGGTGGAGTCAGCTTTTTTGAGCTATCCAATAATTTTGAAGAAGCCGTTAACATTCAAATGCGCTACTTCGAAAATGTATTTAATTACAACCGAATCAGTCTTGAAATGAAATATTATTCTAATTACTAA
- a CDS encoding HAMP domain-containing sensor histidine kinase, whose amino-acid sequence MKLNQLFSINKNMIYSEECRYEYRKELHQSILRYNKTLIPFMYLVFIFYIIGDYYIWKVPQFAISRLPGIITCTSILIVTISKLRNNIRLVVIVNNIHCIGLLIMGFGLVLIGPNYNFKGIISCILFIIASHFFIKGYKSILLFALAGTILAIPTLIYSILRFSTYHFAEIAGLVTVFIGIIMLSISNENKRFKEFYLQRNLVIEKDKTQEQNHQLNKINKQLDVALTRLAEVDNSKNKFFSIIAHDLRSPFSSVVSLMEELKINLHDYTIDEIETRINIMEESTKSTLAFLNNLLFWASSQLGGIKINKQLYSLESIIEQSIAPYLHAASLKNIKVNVVIHNDIRVLVDKSTMRVVISNLFSNAIKYTSQGGTIRISTELNETTSTIFIEDDGIGMSDEIIKQLFNIDNKISRAGTENERGSGLGLVLSSDFIKYNDGEIKVSSKVNEGSCFSIILPNTSH is encoded by the coding sequence ATGAAACTGAATCAGTTATTTAGCATCAATAAAAATATGATTTATAGCGAAGAGTGTCGTTATGAATATAGAAAAGAACTGCATCAATCCATCCTAAGGTATAATAAAACACTGATCCCATTTATGTATCTGGTCTTTATCTTCTACATTATAGGAGATTATTATATCTGGAAAGTACCTCAATTTGCGATATCTCGATTACCCGGCATTATAACTTGTACATCCATACTTATAGTTACGATCTCAAAACTGAGAAACAACATCAGGTTAGTAGTAATTGTTAACAACATCCACTGTATTGGACTATTAATTATGGGCTTTGGATTAGTATTAATTGGACCTAATTACAATTTTAAAGGAATCATCTCGTGTATACTATTTATCATTGCCTCTCATTTTTTTATTAAGGGTTATAAATCAATACTTTTATTTGCTTTAGCAGGAACTATATTAGCTATTCCAACTCTGATCTATTCCATTTTGCGATTCAGCACCTATCATTTTGCCGAAATAGCGGGTCTGGTTACAGTTTTTATCGGTATCATCATGCTGAGCATTTCTAATGAGAATAAACGATTTAAAGAGTTTTATCTACAAAGAAATCTTGTTATCGAAAAAGATAAAACCCAGGAACAAAACCATCAGCTTAATAAAATAAACAAACAACTAGATGTTGCTCTTACACGATTAGCAGAAGTAGACAACTCAAAAAACAAGTTCTTTTCAATCATAGCACACGACTTACGAAGTCCTTTTTCATCGGTGGTTAGCTTAATGGAAGAACTAAAAATTAATCTTCACGACTATACCATAGACGAAATAGAAACCCGTATTAACATAATGGAAGAATCAACCAAATCTACTTTGGCATTTCTGAATAACTTGTTATTCTGGGCATCATCTCAATTAGGTGGAATTAAAATTAACAAGCAGCTTTATTCTCTTGAATCAATTATCGAACAAAGTATAGCGCCCTATTTACATGCCGCTAGCTTAAAAAACATTAAAGTAAACGTTGTAATACATAACGACATTCGCGTATTAGTAGACAAAAGCACCATGCGTGTGGTTATATCAAACCTTTTTAGCAATGCAATAAAATACACGTCACAAGGAGGAACGATAAGGATTTCAACAGAATTGAATGAAACAACATCTACAATATTTATTGAAGACGATGGTATTGGAATGTCTGACGAAATCATCAAACAACTATTTAACATTGATAATAAAATAAGTAGAGCTGGAACTGAGAATGAAAGAGGATCAGGATTAGGTTTAGTATTATCCTCTGACTTTATAAAATACAATGATGGTGAAATTAAAGTGAGCAGTAAGGTTAATGAAGGTAGCTGCTTCTCCATTATTTTACCCAATACTTCCCACTAA